The Candidatus Eisenbacteria bacterium DNA window CTCTCGTGATCCGCCCCTACGTGGCGAAGATGACGCGTTCGGAGCTGATGGCGGTCATGACCGGCGGGTTCGCCACCGTCGCCGGCGGCGTGCTCGCCGCCTACGTCCGTTTCGGAATCGACGCGGGGCACCTCCTCGCGGCGAGCGTGATGAGCGCCCCCGCCGCGCTGGTGATCGCCAAGATCATCTTCCCCGAAACGGAAGTTTCCGCCACGGCCGGCGGCGTCCCCCTCGCGCTGGAGAAGAAAACCGCCAACGTGATCGACGCGGCGGCGGCGGGCGCCGCGGACGGCCTCAAGCTGGCGCTCAACGTGGGGGCGATGCTCCTCGCCTTCATCGCCCTGGTGGCGATGATGGATTTCTTTCTCGGCTACCTGCACACGAGCCTCCGCCAGGTCTTCGGATACATCTTCGCCCCCCTCGCCTGGTGCATGGGTGTTCCGAAAAAAGACATCCTCGTCGTCGGGAACCTGCTGGGCACAAAAATCGCCATCAATGAATTCATCGGCTACCTCGACCTGGCGGCGGCGAAGGCGACCCTCTCGCCGCGCTCCACGGTGATCGCCACCTACGCGCTCTGCGGTTTCGCCAACCTCAGTTCGATCGCGATTCAGATCGGGGGGATCAGCGGGATCGCGCCGGAGCGGCGGGGAGACCTGGCGCGGCTCGGCCTACGGGCGATGATCGCCGGCGCGCTCGCCTCTTGGATGACCGCATGCATCGCCGGGACGTTGATCGGATGAGAAGCGCGGCGACCTTCGCGCGACGCGCTCTTCCCGCCGCGGCGGCGCTCGCCCTCCTCTTCTCCTTGGGGAAGGGCGCGGCGACGGCCGATGGGAGCCGGCCGGTCACCTTCGTCGTCGAGCCCGAGGTGGCGGACCTCGGTTTCGTCGAAGGAGACACCACCCTCCCCTTCCTCTTCTTGCTGAGGAACGAAGGGGGGCGCACGATCACGATCGAAGAGGTTTCCACCACCTGCGGCTGCACCGTCGCCTTCCTTCCGGACAGCACCATCCCGCCCGGCGGCGCGGTCCCTCTGTCGGGCACATTCGAGACGCGCAAGATGGAGGGGAAAACGCGCAAGGCGATCTTCGTCCGGAGCGACGACGAGACGCGGCCCCAGGCGGTCCTTTTCCTGCAGATCTGGATTCAGCGCCGGCTCTCCTGGTCCCCCCGAAAGCTGAACTTCCCCAACGTCCTTTCCGGCGAGAGCAAGGAGATGATCGTACTGATTCGGGGCGCGACCGGCCTCCCCTTCGCCGTCACCGGCGTGGACGTGCCGGAGGGATTTTCCTGGGCGATCGAAACGGGCGAACGCCCGGAGGACCGCCTTCTCCACGTCACCCTTCTCCCCCGCGAGACGGCCGGACGGTTCCGCGAGGAACTGACGATCCGCACCAACGTGGAGGGGAGGGAAACGATCGCCGTCCCGATCATCGGGAACGTGACCGGCCGGCGGGCGCCTTAGACGCCCGCGCGGTGGAGAAGAAGAACCTCGCGCAAGAGCGCGGATTTTTTTTCCTCGGCCCCTAACGGATCAACACCATCTTGCCGCTCGCCGCGCGGCCCGCCGCTTCGAAGCGCCAGAGGTAGACGCCCGAGGGGGAAGTTCGTCCGAAACGGTCCCGGCCGTCCCAACGACAGGCGCCTTCGCCCGCGGGGATCGCCTCGTCGAGAGGGACCGCCACGAGACGCCCGCGCACGTCGTAGACGCTCACCCGCGCGCGGCCCGCCTCCGGGGCCCGGTAGCGGATCGCCGAACCGACCCGGTAAGGGGTCGGCGGCGCGAAGAAGAGCGCTTCCTCCCTCTCTTCCGGAAGAGGCCGGCCCTCCACGCCGGTCGACGTCATGGAATAGACCGCGTACTCGTTCCACTCCACGTCGCCGTTCGATTGGACCGCGCCGGGGGCCTGCCCGGAGAGGGCGCCGCCGTCGGCGTTTCCGTAGAGCGCCGCGGCGATCCGCACCGTCTCCGCCCCGCCGAGAAGCGAGCGGAGAAGAGTCCCCTCGAGAACCGCGCCGGAGGCGGACTCGCCGGAAAAGACGTTCTCTCCCGAATCGAACCAGCCGTGCCAGCCGTTGGTGCTCTCCCGGGCGAGGAAGTATTCCTTGCCGTGCACCGTTCCCCCCTTCGCCCAGGGTGCGGCGACGGCGGCGCTCTCGGCGGCGATGAGGAGGAAACGGTCGAGGCCGGAGGCGCCCGTCGCGGCGACGTAGAGCCGCTCCGCGTCGTGGGCGACCCAGAGGCTGGTCCCTCCCG harbors:
- a CDS encoding DUF1573 domain-containing protein yields the protein MRSAATFARRALPAAAALALLFSLGKGAATADGSRPVTFVVEPEVADLGFVEGDTTLPFLFLLRNEGGRTITIEEVSTTCGCTVAFLPDSTIPPGGAVPLSGTFETRKMEGKTRKAIFVRSDDETRPQAVLFLQIWIQRRLSWSPRKLNFPNVLSGESKEMIVLIRGATGLPFAVTGVDVPEGFSWAIETGERPEDRLLHVTLLPRETAGRFREELTIRTNVEGRETIAVPIIGNVTGRRAP
- a CDS encoding NupC/NupG family nucleoside CNT transporter, whose protein sequence is MERFISILGIAVILGIAWLLSNNRRRINGRLIVTGLALQWIFALLILRTAPGKVVFQAARAGVAKLLSFTDHGASFLFGNLYRGDAGVVEGIGGGGPYGLTDLSSGAPVAIGPIFAFHVLTTIIFFASLMSVLYHLGLMQRIVRAFAWVMRKTLRTSGAETLSAAANIFVGQTEAPLVIRPYVAKMTRSELMAVMTGGFATVAGGVLAAYVRFGIDAGHLLAASVMSAPAALVIAKIIFPETEVSATAGGVPLALEKKTANVIDAAAAGAADGLKLALNVGAMLLAFIALVAMMDFFLGYLHTSLRQVFGYIFAPLAWCMGVPKKDILVVGNLLGTKIAINEFIGYLDLAAAKATLSPRSTVIATYALCGFANLSSIAIQIGGISGIAPERRGDLARLGLRAMIAGALASWMTACIAGTLIG